The proteins below are encoded in one region of Pontibacter deserti:
- a CDS encoding ferritin, translating into MKDLLRLRTSLTEEIEKVLNEQIKMEADASAMYLAMSAWCDRNGFDFSAGYFKEQSDEEREHMLRLFKYVSDMGGRAVSPDVTNVQIEFESFRSVFEQALQQEIAVTQSFNRIADRCQKSKDYVTFTFLQWFLKEQIEEEYVARRALELFEIIGEEGTGQYEIDKRVPKIKYDDTY; encoded by the coding sequence ATGAAGGACCTACTGAGACTAAGAACATCCCTTACAGAAGAAATTGAGAAAGTGCTGAACGAGCAGATAAAAATGGAAGCAGACGCATCGGCCATGTACCTGGCCATGAGTGCGTGGTGCGACCGTAACGGCTTTGATTTTAGCGCTGGCTACTTTAAAGAGCAGTCTGATGAAGAGCGTGAGCACATGCTGCGTTTGTTTAAATATGTGTCAGATATGGGTGGTCGTGCCGTGTCACCGGACGTAACCAATGTGCAGATAGAGTTCGAATCGTTCAGAAGTGTGTTTGAGCAGGCCCTGCAGCAGGAGATAGCGGTAACCCAATCATTTAACCGTATCGCTGATCGTTGCCAGAAGTCGAAAGATTATGTGACATTTACCTTTCTGCAGTGGTTCCTGAAAGAGCAGATCGAAGAAGAGTATGTAGCCCGTCGTGCCCTGGAACTGTTTGAGATTATTGGCGAAGAGGGAACCGGTCAGTATGAAATTGATAAGCGTGTACCTAAAATAAAGTACGACGATACGTATTAA